From the Candidatus Eremiobacteraceae bacterium genome, one window contains:
- a CDS encoding glycine--tRNA ligase — protein sequence MASTRPKPTMEEITALAKRRGFIFPSSEIYGGINGMWDYGPVGVELKRNVREAWWREMVALRDDVVGIESSIIMNPEVWRASGHVENFTDMMVDCKTCKKRFRADHVKGDQCPACGNKTLTAPRAFNLMFKTYVGAMEDQSSEAYLRPETAQGMFVDFKLAYQTARKKPPFGIAQIGKAFRNEITPGNFIFRSREFELMEMEYFVPSEDEAEGLRWYRYWVEQRYQWWLSLGVQPERLRKHEYEGTDLAHYSSATTDLEYDYPFGWGELEGIAHRGCFDLTQHVKASGKDLSYFDEETKAKYLPAVVEPALGVDRALLVFLIDAYEKEADRAVLHLHPRLAPYKVAVFPLVRNKPDIVELASRIEKDLRPRMRTTFDDSGNVGKRYYRQDEIGTPFCITVDYESLENKDVTVRDRDTKHQERVALDRLDSYLQEKLA from the coding sequence ATGGCATCAACCCGACCGAAACCGACGATGGAAGAGATCACGGCGCTCGCAAAGCGCCGCGGTTTTATATTCCCGTCGAGCGAGATCTACGGCGGCATCAACGGCATGTGGGATTACGGGCCGGTCGGGGTCGAGCTCAAGCGCAACGTGCGCGAGGCCTGGTGGCGCGAGATGGTGGCCCTGCGCGACGACGTCGTCGGCATCGAATCGTCGATCATCATGAACCCCGAGGTGTGGCGCGCGTCGGGCCACGTCGAGAATTTCACCGACATGATGGTGGACTGCAAGACCTGCAAGAAACGTTTTCGGGCCGATCACGTCAAGGGCGATCAGTGCCCCGCGTGCGGGAACAAGACGCTCACGGCGCCGCGCGCGTTCAATCTCATGTTCAAGACGTACGTCGGCGCGATGGAGGACCAATCCTCAGAAGCCTACCTGCGGCCCGAGACCGCACAGGGGATGTTCGTCGACTTCAAGCTCGCGTACCAGACCGCGCGCAAGAAACCGCCCTTCGGCATCGCGCAGATCGGCAAAGCATTTCGCAACGAGATCACGCCCGGCAACTTCATCTTCCGCTCGCGCGAGTTCGAGCTGATGGAGATGGAGTATTTCGTCCCCTCAGAGGACGAGGCGGAAGGTCTGCGCTGGTACCGCTACTGGGTCGAGCAGCGCTACCAATGGTGGCTGTCGCTGGGCGTGCAGCCCGAGCGGCTGCGCAAACACGAATACGAAGGCACTGACCTCGCGCACTACAGCAGCGCGACCACCGATCTCGAGTACGATTATCCGTTCGGCTGGGGTGAATTGGAAGGCATCGCACATCGCGGCTGCTTCGACCTCACGCAGCACGTCAAAGCCAGCGGCAAAGATCTTTCATACTTCGACGAAGAGACCAAGGCCAAGTATCTGCCTGCGGTTGTCGAGCCTGCCTTGGGCGTCGATCGCGCGCTGCTCGTCTTCCTTATCGACGCCTATGAGAAGGAAGCGGATCGCGCGGTGCTCCACCTGCACCCGCGGCTTGCGCCGTACAAAGTCGCGGTCTTCCCGCTCGTGCGCAACAAGCCGGACATCGTCGAGCTCGCGTCGCGCATCGAAAAAGACCTGCGCCCGCGCATGCGCACGACGTTTGACGACTCGGGCAACGTCGGTAAGCGCTACTATCGCCAGGACGAGATCGGCACGCCGTTCTGCATCACCGTCGACTACGAGAGCCTAGAAAACAAGGATGTCACGGTACGCGACCGTGATACAAAACACCAAGAGCGGGTGGCGCTCGACCGGCTCGATAGCTATCTACAGGAGAAGCTCGCGTAA
- a CDS encoding ABC transporter permease, with the protein MNTTGIIIRREYVERIKSRSFIIGTALVVLGLFALALLPLLGPWLGNTFTPKIVIVAADPSVAKAVAGAIADAYDVSISADKATDGSLPPDVAAQVKSKKYDGALVAYRTADGLAFTFYPRQASLLEKTGSLRSRLVPVVINSELSGQAAASAKHALDFQFKTVALNERYKSESEETLAGGLVYVLLILLYTATILYGVQVAQGVIEEKSNRVMEVMIGAVRPAQLLAGKIFGIGALALTQMVIFAIAAAGAAVLLVVVISGTLSHADAAALARQAAAAQANMPNAPHTAGLQSAMAGAIPVSTLIYLVVFFLLGFFSYAALFAGVGALCSKAEDVQQYNGVIMIPIILAYVVSIFAINDPDKSFAVIASMIPLVSPMVMFTRVALSSVPAWQVGLSIALSLAAIWGLTRLAGRLYRIGVLMYGKPPKIGDIWRAIRAPG; encoded by the coding sequence GTGAACACGACCGGCATCATCATAAGACGCGAGTACGTCGAACGCATCAAGAGCCGCAGTTTCATCATCGGTACCGCGCTTGTCGTCCTCGGCCTGTTCGCACTTGCGCTGCTGCCGCTATTGGGTCCGTGGCTCGGCAACACGTTCACTCCGAAGATCGTTATCGTAGCAGCGGATCCATCAGTGGCAAAAGCGGTCGCCGGCGCGATCGCTGACGCTTACGACGTCTCGATCTCGGCCGACAAAGCGACCGACGGATCGCTACCCCCCGACGTCGCCGCGCAGGTGAAATCGAAGAAATATGACGGGGCGCTGGTCGCATACCGCACGGCCGATGGGCTCGCGTTCACGTTTTATCCTCGGCAGGCCAGCCTGCTCGAGAAGACCGGCAGCCTGCGCTCCAGGCTGGTGCCGGTCGTCATCAACTCTGAGCTCAGCGGACAGGCCGCGGCGTCGGCCAAACACGCGCTCGATTTCCAGTTCAAGACGGTTGCGCTTAACGAACGCTACAAGAGCGAAAGCGAAGAAACGCTCGCCGGCGGTCTGGTGTACGTGCTGCTCATCTTGCTCTACACGGCGACGATCTTGTACGGCGTACAGGTCGCGCAAGGCGTGATCGAGGAGAAATCCAATCGCGTCATGGAGGTGATGATCGGCGCCGTGCGGCCAGCGCAACTGCTCGCGGGCAAGATCTTCGGCATCGGCGCGCTCGCACTCACGCAGATGGTCATCTTCGCCATCGCAGCCGCGGGCGCGGCCGTATTGCTCGTCGTCGTGATCTCAGGGACCCTTTCGCATGCGGACGCTGCCGCGCTCGCTCGTCAAGCAGCAGCGGCGCAGGCCAACATGCCAAATGCGCCCCATACCGCTGGCCTGCAGTCGGCGATGGCAGGCGCGATCCCCGTCTCGACGCTCATCTATCTCGTCGTGTTCTTCCTATTGGGTTTCTTCTCGTATGCCGCGCTGTTCGCCGGCGTCGGCGCCCTGTGCAGCAAAGCCGAGGATGTGCAGCAGTACAACGGCGTGATAATGATCCCGATCATCCTCGCATACGTCGTCTCGATCTTCGCGATCAACGACCCCGACAAGTCGTTCGCGGTGATCGCCTCGATGATCCCGTTGGTGAGTCCGATGGTCATGTTCACGCGCGTCGCGCTCTCAAGCGTGCCGGCGTGGCAGGTCGGCCTGTCGATCGCGCTCTCGCTGGCGGCTATTTGGGGTCTGACGCGCCTGGCCGGCAGGCTGTATCGCATCGGCGTGCTCATGTACGGCAAACCGCCGAAGATCGGCGACATCTGGCGCGCCATCCGCGCCCCCGGCTAA
- a CDS encoding ATP-binding cassette domain-containing protein, with protein sequence MLEVRNISKSFGATVAVSDLSFSAQQGAVFGLLGPNGAGKTTTIRIVLDILQPDSGSVSWQGTIVDADVRHTFGYLPEERGLYPQMKVADQLLYFAELHGMEPADAKKRIGELADAFKLTENLGKKPAELSKGNQQKVQFIAAVVHRPPLLVLDEPFSGFDPINVEILKDAIRDLVRSGTAVMLSSHRMEQVEELTSDICIIDRSHAVVSGNLAQIKKNWPDRFIRMTAIPDLSFISAFPGASVRPSEDGYVNIKAPPDISPARLLRAAITAGPVDHFEIVEPSLNDIYLQYVRAEESAA encoded by the coding sequence TTGCTCGAGGTCCGCAACATCTCTAAGTCATTCGGCGCGACCGTGGCCGTCAGCGATCTGTCGTTCAGCGCGCAACAGGGCGCGGTCTTCGGCTTGCTCGGTCCGAACGGCGCGGGCAAGACCACGACGATCCGCATCGTGCTCGACATCCTGCAACCGGACAGCGGCTCGGTGAGCTGGCAGGGCACGATCGTCGACGCGGACGTACGCCACACGTTCGGCTATCTGCCCGAAGAGCGCGGGCTCTATCCGCAGATGAAGGTCGCCGACCAGCTGCTGTATTTCGCGGAGCTGCACGGCATGGAGCCTGCGGACGCGAAAAAGCGCATCGGAGAGCTCGCCGACGCGTTCAAGCTCACCGAAAATCTGGGCAAGAAGCCCGCGGAGCTTTCCAAGGGCAATCAGCAAAAAGTACAGTTCATCGCGGCGGTCGTCCACCGCCCGCCGCTGCTCGTGCTCGACGAGCCGTTCTCCGGCTTTGATCCGATCAACGTCGAGATTCTCAAGGATGCGATCCGCGATCTCGTGCGCTCAGGGACGGCCGTCATGCTGTCCAGCCACCGCATGGAGCAGGTCGAAGAGCTCACCAGCGACATCTGCATCATCGACCGCTCGCATGCGGTCGTCAGCGGCAACCTTGCGCAGATCAAGAAGAACTGGCCCGACCGCTTCATCCGCATGACCGCGATCCCGGACCTGAGTTTCATCAGCGCCTTCCCGGGCGCGAGCGTGCGCCCGTCGGAGGACGGCTACGTCAACATCAAAGCGCCACCCGACATCTCGCCCGCACGATTGCTGCGCGCCGCCATCACGGCCGGTCCTGTCGATCATTTCGAGATCGTCGAGCCCAGCCTCAACGACATCTACTTGCAGTACGTCAGAGCTGAGGAGAGCGCGGCGTGA
- the rlmN gene encoding 23S rRNA (adenine(2503)-C(2))-methyltransferase RlmN, whose amino-acid sequence MTTTTIKPAPQPAAGKRDAFAIWWDARAHEAGFESADALAQAFELPRYRLAQIYRAAAKELVPSFDQISVLPRALRDRLGSTMKLSSLKLIHEATSSDGQTTKLLFGLAGGNEVEAVLMRHRGGRTTACISSQAGCALKCDFCATGQGGFFRNLTALEIFDQAIEAARRARAEDRTLTNIVFMGMGEPFLNYDKVMDAVALLNDANGFNLGARHMTISTAGVVTGIERFTREGIQVNLAISLHAADDVLRTKLMPINKKWSIAKLMAATRAYVAHTHRKVFYEYIMLAGVNDSPNDARQLADLLGGPLHHVNLIPYNATAAAYGRSSPAATHRFQEILRERGVPSTLRHTMGDDIAAACGQLRVDHAQTA is encoded by the coding sequence GTGACGACCACGACGATCAAACCGGCGCCGCAGCCGGCCGCCGGCAAGCGCGATGCGTTCGCCATCTGGTGGGATGCGCGCGCGCACGAGGCCGGCTTCGAAAGCGCCGATGCGCTTGCGCAGGCATTCGAGCTGCCGCGCTACCGCCTCGCGCAGATCTATCGCGCCGCCGCCAAGGAGCTCGTGCCCAGCTTCGATCAGATCAGCGTGCTGCCGCGCGCGCTGCGCGACCGTCTCGGCAGCACCATGAAGCTTTCGAGCCTCAAGCTGATCCACGAGGCGACGTCGAGCGACGGCCAGACCACGAAGCTGCTGTTCGGGCTCGCGGGCGGCAACGAGGTGGAGGCCGTGCTCATGCGCCATCGCGGCGGGCGTACCACGGCATGCATCTCATCCCAGGCGGGCTGCGCCCTCAAGTGCGACTTCTGCGCGACCGGACAAGGCGGTTTCTTCCGCAACCTGACCGCGCTTGAGATTTTCGACCAGGCGATCGAGGCCGCGCGGCGCGCTCGCGCGGAAGACCGGACGCTCACCAACATCGTGTTCATGGGCATGGGCGAACCATTCCTCAACTACGACAAGGTGATGGATGCCGTCGCGCTGCTCAACGATGCGAACGGCTTCAACCTCGGTGCGCGCCACATGACCATCTCGACGGCTGGCGTGGTCACCGGCATCGAGCGCTTCACGCGCGAAGGCATCCAGGTCAATCTCGCGATCTCGCTGCACGCGGCCGACGATGTCCTGCGCACCAAGCTCATGCCCATCAACAAGAAGTGGTCGATCGCCAAGCTGATGGCCGCCACAAGGGCGTACGTGGCGCACACGCACCGCAAGGTGTTCTACGAGTACATCATGCTCGCGGGCGTGAACGACTCGCCCAATGACGCACGACAGCTCGCCGACCTGCTGGGCGGTCCGCTCCATCACGTCAACCTGATCCCCTACAACGCGACCGCCGCTGCATACGGCCGCTCGTCCCCAGCTGCGACGCACCGCTTTCAAGAGATCCTGCGCGAGCGCGGCGTGCCGAGCACGCTGCGCCACACGATGGGCGACGACATCGCCGCCGCGTGCGGCCAGCTGCGCGTCGACCACGCCCAGACGGCGTAG
- a CDS encoding uracil-DNA glycosylase, giving the protein MTDHAARAAELARLHDVVEACRRCPIGYTRTKVVCGVGDPTSALVIVGEGPGEQEDKQGAPFVGRAGELLTKMLAAIDLGREDVFITNTIKCRATTDEGGRIANRAPMQEEMANCREYLEKELEVVRPRVILALGAPAAKSFLGPGFSITRQRGMWYAGPHGADLMATYHPAYILRLTGGNMTAVKKLVWADLLAVRAKLDAAELDAAKLAAHDAPAAHAPPEDDKELKLEL; this is encoded by the coding sequence ATGACGGATCATGCGGCGCGAGCGGCCGAGCTGGCTCGATTGCATGACGTGGTCGAAGCGTGCCGGCGCTGCCCGATCGGCTACACGCGGACGAAGGTGGTCTGCGGCGTCGGCGATCCGACTTCAGCGCTGGTGATCGTGGGCGAAGGACCGGGGGAACAGGAAGACAAGCAAGGCGCGCCGTTCGTCGGCCGCGCGGGCGAACTGCTCACCAAGATGCTCGCAGCGATTGATCTGGGTCGCGAGGACGTGTTCATCACCAATACGATCAAGTGCCGCGCGACCACCGATGAAGGCGGTCGCATCGCTAATCGGGCGCCGATGCAGGAAGAGATGGCGAACTGCCGCGAGTATCTGGAGAAAGAGCTCGAAGTCGTGCGGCCGCGCGTCATCCTCGCGCTGGGCGCGCCGGCCGCGAAGTCGTTTCTCGGACCAGGCTTTTCCATCACCCGCCAGCGCGGCATGTGGTACGCGGGGCCGCACGGCGCGGATCTCATGGCTACCTACCACCCGGCGTATATCTTGCGGCTGACCGGCGGAAACATGACCGCCGTGAAGAAACTAGTGTGGGCTGACCTGCTGGCGGTGCGGGCAAAGCTCGACGCGGCAGAGCTCGACGCGGCAAAGCTCGCGGCGCACGATGCGCCGGCAGCACACGCGCCACCCGAGGACGACAAAGAATTGAAGCTGGAGCTGTGA
- a CDS encoding glycosyltransferase family 2 protein, whose amino-acid sequence MSAISVIVVSYDAADELEECLRSIAGLPEVKADPAFAQVIVSDNGSSDDSVARAKAAYPGVTVIENGQNFGFAKACNIGARAASAPVLLFLNPDARAQPGLLANAVTYFDAHPDVSMAGAKLLNEDGSVAPSCGEFDTWWQAFLRSSAWGELPWFRAQSNGYALRNFDYSTERDVDLVVGAAMFIRADAFARLGGFDERFFLYHEEIDFAHRLRDQGGRVVFLPQCVAMHKSEQGGSRKRWGRLGVLNWRQRSRRLYWIKHHGLAWYWSLSAALVARYVLYAAIFVALVLAVRAGVHALVHG is encoded by the coding sequence ATGTCCGCGATATCGGTCATCGTGGTGAGCTACGATGCCGCCGACGAGCTTGAAGAGTGCCTGCGCTCCATCGCCGGGCTGCCGGAGGTCAAAGCAGACCCCGCCTTCGCGCAAGTGATCGTCTCGGACAACGGTTCGAGCGACGACAGCGTGGCACGCGCCAAAGCCGCGTACCCTGGTGTGACCGTCATCGAGAACGGGCAGAATTTTGGTTTCGCCAAGGCGTGCAATATCGGCGCGCGCGCGGCGAGTGCTCCTGTGCTGCTCTTCCTCAATCCGGATGCGCGTGCCCAGCCAGGCTTGCTCGCCAACGCCGTCACCTATTTCGACGCGCATCCCGACGTCTCGATGGCCGGCGCCAAACTGCTCAATGAAGACGGCAGCGTCGCGCCGTCGTGCGGTGAGTTCGACACCTGGTGGCAAGCATTTCTGCGCAGCTCCGCCTGGGGCGAGCTTCCCTGGTTCCGCGCGCAGTCAAACGGCTACGCGCTACGCAATTTCGACTATTCGACCGAGCGCGACGTCGATTTGGTCGTTGGAGCCGCCATGTTCATCCGGGCCGACGCGTTCGCGCGCCTCGGCGGTTTCGACGAGCGCTTCTTCCTTTATCACGAGGAGATCGACTTCGCGCATCGCCTGCGGGACCAAGGGGGACGCGTCGTCTTCTTGCCGCAATGCGTCGCGATGCACAAGTCCGAGCAAGGCGGCAGCCGCAAGCGGTGGGGGCGTCTCGGCGTGCTCAACTGGCGCCAGCGCAGCCGGCGGCTCTATTGGATCAAACACCATGGTCTCGCGTGGTATTGGTCGCTCTCCGCCGCGCTGGTCGCGCGCTACGTCCTCTACGCCGCGATCTTCGTCGCGCTCGTGCTTGCAGTGCGCGCCGGGGTGCACGCATTGGTGCACGGATGA